The following nucleotide sequence is from Cyclobacteriaceae bacterium.
AGGTTCCAGAATTCATTGAGATACTTCAGAAAAAGCATAATACACTAAGAATGAGATCAAATGTAATCGGAGCCAAACTAAGCTATCACAAGGGCATCAAAGGACTATTGGCAAAGGTATTTTACCGAATTGATTAAAAAGATAGAAGCATCTTTAATGCTTCATAAAATCCCATTTCGGTAAGCATAAGCCAGTAAAGCTGCTGAGTTAGGGACACCTAATTTCTTTATGAGTCGAGTTCGATATGTTTCCGTGGTAGCCTCTGTCATCTTGAGCTTAACCGCCATTTCTTTCGTGGTTAGTCCACTAGCGATGATCCTCAACAATTCATTTTCTTGAAAGCTGAGCAAAACTGGAGGGATATGATCCCAGCGATGCGCATTATTCTGAATGATCCCCGAAATTTTTTCCTGAAAGAAATGATCGGAAGTCATTACCTCTTTAATGGTTCTTACAATTTCTGTGTATCCATCAAGTTTAAACACAATACCATTCACACCTACCTTCAGAAGATTTATGATGAGTTCCACCCCCTCCAGTCCGGTAACAACAATCACTTTCGGTCGCCTTTCCTTTAAGGAAAGTTCAGCAATAATCTCCTGACCCTTAGCACCAGGAAGTTTAATATCAAGAAGTATAATATCAATAGGATGACTATGAAGCTGCTCCCAAAATGAAACTGAGTCACACGCCTCATGAATATCTTTAACAAATTCCTCTCTCTCCAGTAATGAACGCATCCCTTGGCGGATAAGAGCTTCATCTTCTACCAACAACATACTGATTTTTTTCATAATATAACGTTAAGTGCTATTATCTAAAAATAAAACAGCCATAACGAAGATAATACATCACTCACATCCGCCAATGGATTTCTAACGCGAGATGTGTATGGTTTTCCTGACTATTAGTCATAGGGAGTTGCCTCCTGACAACAAGGGTAGCATATTCGAATTATGGTCGGCCACCAACTGAGTCAAACAGATTTTTGACAGCCCTTTCCGGAGGCAATCCGGTTATTAAAAATCCTCAATCAAATGAAAAATTTTCAAAATGCCGCACTAACTGAGCTTACCTACAATGAAAGCAAAGAAACATCTGGAGGCGATGTGATTGTATTCTTTTTCGTAGGAGTGGCTTTAGCATACTTCGAACAAAGAGTCCTACCAAGATTGCGGCAACAACACCAACAACAACAATGTCCTGAGGAGGTTGCACCTGTTGAAGAAGTTTGCTGTTAATAAACAGTTAGCATAATCTCTTAAGAATTTCATTCTTAAATTCAGTGTGCTTTGCTCATCAAAGCACACTTTTTTCAATATACTAAGTCATGAAACTAAAGCAAATACGATCGATTTACATTCATATTATGATCATGGTAAATCTTGGAATAGTGATAGCATCTTCAGTTATCTACTATCAATATGAAGAATTGGAAGTCTTCATGCAAAGCGGAATTATTATCTGCTGTTCGCTTCTATGCCTTGCCCCCCTTTACTTGATAGAGAATTCAAACAAAAAAACATAATAAACAGGTATTTATGTCTGAGAAATCCAATATACCAAACCTCAATCGGGCTTTACCCAAAATCACAATACCACAAAATGCCTCAAGATCTGGAGTAATTTACATTTTCTCCATATTAGCCTTTATTGCAGTTTTTTGCGGTCTTTCATTTATAAAAATTTCTATTAGCATAAAATCACTTGGTCTGATACGCCCTGCAAGTAAAATCCACTCCATTAGATCAATGGTCAACGGACAAATCAAAGAGTCATTTTTTTTAGAAAACTCCAATGTTGAAAAGGGTCAAACTTTATACACTTTAGAAAACGAATTAAACTCCGAAAAAGAAAAAAATCTTCAGATAAAAATAGATGAACTTCAAGATTATCTTAGAGATCTTACACTATTGGTGAGTGATGAAATCTTATCTTATAAATTTTATACAGCATTATACAAACAATCATTTCTACAGTACCAGCAAAAACTGCATTGGGGACTTACGCACTATCAGAAGGCGAAGAACGATTTCGAAAGAAACAAAAAACTTCACAATCAAAAAGTAATCACAGATGTTGATCTGGAGAATTTTCAATTTGAACTTGAGAAAGCCAACGATGATCTCAAGACCCTGAAACAAACTCAATTAAATCAATGGCAGTCTGAAAAAAGAAATATCGAAAAAGAAATTCAAGAAAATAAATCTCAAGTCGGACTACTGCTAAAGGAGAAGCACTATCTTCAAATTGTTGCTCCTGTTACTGGAACACTTCAGAATATGCAAGGACTGTCTAAAGGAAGTATTGTGCTCTCTAATCAGGAGTTGGGGCAAATATCACCTGACACGAGTCTTATAATAGAAGCAATGATCCCTTCTAATGACATAGGATTTATTCATATCGATATGCCAGTCCGCTTTCAAATAGATGCATATAATTACAATTACTGGGGCTTTGCGGCAGGAAAAGTACTACTGATTTCCCGTGACATAAAGATCATCGAGAACAAACCTGTATTTGAAGTTCGTTGCTCTTTGGATAAGGACTTTCTTCAATTAAAAAACGGTCAGAAAGTTCTGCTAAGGAAGGGAATGACACTCAGATCTCATTTTATAGTTACTGAAAGAACTTTGTGGCAATTATTATTTGATAAGGTTGATGATTGGATTAATCCAAATCTTTAAAACAGGTGATGAATAAGGGTACTAAGGTAAAACAAAGAGACATCACGGATTGCGGTGCCGCATGTCTTGCGTCTATCGCTGCTCATTACAAACTTCGATACCCAGTTGCCCGCATTCGTCAATTAGCTTCAACAGATAAAAAAGGCACTAACGTACTTGGAATGATCGAAGCAGCAAAGCAACTTGGGATCGACTCTAAAGGCGTAAGGGGAACTTTTGAAAGTCTCTCCACAATTCCGTTGCCAGCTGTTGCGCACGTGACCGTCAAAGAAGTGCTCCATCATTTCATAGTCATCTATAAAGTAAAGACGCATTACATCGAAATAATGGATCCTGCAGATGGTCAAATGCATCAGTTGGGAAATGAAGAATTCAAGAAGACATGGACAGGGGTTTTAATACTTATGCTCCCCGAAGAAAGCTTTCAAAAAGGAAATCTAAAAGAATCTGTTTTCAATCGACTATGGACATTAGTAAAGCCTCATAAATCAGTTCTGATCCAGGCATTATTCGGAGCATTGGTCTACACTTTCATTGGACTTAGCACTTCTATCTACGTTCAAAAAATAGTCGACTACGTACTGATTGATGGAAATCGTAATCTTCTCAATCTCATGAGTGTTGTCATGTTTGCTCTTATGCTGACTGCCATTTTCATCGGCTACATGAAGAGCTTGTTCACCCTCCAAACCGGTCAGATAATTGATACTAGATTGATTCTGGGGTACTATAAGCACCTGCTTAAGTTGCCACAGCAATTCTTCGACACGATGCGCGTGGGAGAAGTACTATCGAGGATTAATGATGCCGTCAAGATCAGGGCATTTATCAATGACGTATTTATCAATCTCGCAGTCAATTTCTTCATCATTGTACTTTCTTTTTGCCTGATGTTCACCTACTACTGGAAGCTAGCAATCATCATGCTACTGGTCATTCCTTTTTATTCCATTATTTATCTGATTACAAACAGGCTAAATAAAAAAGTCGAGCGAAGATTGATGGAAAACTCAGCAGAACTGGAAGCCCAGCTCGTAGAGTCCATTCACGCCATGAGCACCATCAAGAGCCTGGGACTGGAGGAACAGGCTCAATATAAAACTGAGGATAGGTTCTACACACTCCTCAACACAGTCTACCAATCAGGACTCAACGCCCTTTCATCCGGCTTTTCAACGGAGTTTGTCTCGCGCTCCTTTACCATCTTACTGCTCTGGATCGGCGCGGGGTTTGTCCTCGATCAGCAAATAACACCCGGAGAACTTCTCTCCTTCTATGCTCTGATTGGTTACTTCACCTCCCCCGTCAGCAACACCATCGGCTTGAACAAGATCTTCCAAAATGCATACATCGCCGCCGATCGGTTATTTGAAATCATTGATCTCCAACATGAGGATGAAGAGAACAAAATTGAACTCACTCCCTCCATGATCGGAGATATCCGGTTTAAAGATGTCTTCTTCCGCTACGGAACCCGAACCACGGTATTTGAGGGATTAAACCTCCTCATCCCCAAAAGTAGCGTCGTGGCACTGGTCGGGGAAAGCGGCTCTGGCAAGTCCACCATCATCCACATCATCCAAAAACTCTATCCGATCCTTTCAGGAAATGTTCACATCGGTGAATACGATCTGAAATACCTGGATCATCATTCCTTAAGAAAACTGATCGCCATTGTTCCGCAGAAGATCGATCTGTTTGCAGGCAATGTCATTGATAACATCGCTGCAGGAGACCCTACACCGGACATGAAAAAGATCATCTCCATCAGCACCTCCCTGGGCATTCTTGATTTTATCGAAAGATTACCCAATGGATTCAATACCTACCTCGGTGAAAATGGCGCCACACTCTCCGGGGGTCAGAAGCAAAGAATTGCCATCGCACGTGCACTCTACCGCGATCCCGAGATCCTGATCCTCGATGAAGCTACCTCCTCCCTCGATGCAGCATCAGAACAATATGTACAGAAGATGATCCAAATCCTCAGAAGCCAGGGAAAGACCGTCATCATCATTGCCCACCGCCTCAGCACCATCGCCCTCGCCGACAAGATCGTGCTGATTGAAAACGGTAAAGTCCTGGAAGAAGGCAGCCACTCCTCCCTCTTCAACAAGAAGAGCCACTACTATGAGTGGTGTAGGAATCAATATCCGGTTGAGGTGCCTGCGGAATTGTGAGGGTCTTATGAATTCCTCTCACTTGAATCGTCAGATCCAATCAAAAAACAATCGATGCATTAACTTCTACTTCACCTTAAACTCCACTCCCATTCTCGCCTGAACTCCCTGTAGGGTCTTCACCTTCTGCCACTCTTCATACATCGGATAGTACACTCCCAGCTCGGAACGTATCGCGCTCCTGGTGTTGTCCTCTTCCCAGTTGTTCATCAGTCGTTCAATGAAAGGTCGTGGCTGCGGATAATAGCGAAGCTTGTAATCTTCAACTCCCGCCTTGCTTGCCGCGATCTTCACCGCATCATCAAAGCCACCAATGACATCGGCCAGGCCGTTGCCCTTCGCCTGCGTCCCCGTCCACACTCGTCCAGATGCGATCTTCTTGATGTTGTCCTGCGTCATGCCTCTTCCTGCCGCAGCCTTGCTTGTAAACGTCTCATAGATCTCATCCACGGATTTCTGCATAATGCTCTTCTCAACATCCGTCATCGTATGAGCAACACTCAGCATCTCCCCGATCTCACCGGTCTTTACCTCCTCTGATGTAATGCCAATCTTGTTGTCAAGGAATTTGCTAAGATCAAACGTGATACCGAATACTCCGATTGAACCGGTAATGGTAGTCGGCTGTGCCACGATCGTATCACATACCATGGCAATGTAATAACCTCCCGATGCAGCATAGTCTCCCATCGATGCGATCACCGGTTTCTGTTTTGTCGCCAGCATCAGCTCTCTCCACATCATGTCTCCTGCCTGGAAAACTCCACCCGGAGAATTTACTCTCAGCACAATGGCTTTCACGCGGTCGCTGTTCCGGGCTTTTCTTACCTGCTGTACAATCGTCTCCGCACCCACGTTGCCCTGGTCTGCTTTGCCCAATACAATATTTCCATCAGCAACGATCACAGCGATCTCATTCGCCGAAGAGCCTGAAGAGGTATATGATTTTTTATACTTGCGATAGGTCACAAAAGGAATCGTCGCCTTTTTCTCCAGTCCCAGCTTGCCGCGGATAATGTCTTTGATCTCATCATCATAATACAATGAATCAACAAGGCCATAGGTAACGGCATCCGGTGCACTGCGCACCAGCATCTTGTCAGAGATCTCTCTTAATTTTTCTACCGGGATGTTGCGGGCGTCTGAAATTCCGCTGAGCATATCTCCATAGATTGAATTCAGCATGGAGTTGAGCTGCAGTTTATTCTCTTCACTGAGATCTTCGCGGATCAATGGCTCTACGGCACTTTTAAAATCTCCGACACGGAAGATCTCTGGCTTGATGTCCAGCTTGTCAAACATCTTCTTGAAGAATAATACTTCCGATGTCAGTCCATTGAACTCAACTTCGCCTTCATTATACATATACACCTTATCGGCGGCTGTTGCCAGGTAGTAGGCTCCTTCGGTATAGAAATCAGAATAGGAAATAACCCACTTGCCGGATTTTTTGAAATCGATCAGCGAATTTCTAAGCTCCTGGATCGACGCCGTTCCGGTCATCAGGTAGGATGTATTGAGATAGATCCCCTCAATGTTAGGATCCGTTTCAGCATGTTGAATAGCTTCTTTCAATTGCAAAAGGCCATAGCTCTGGTTTCCCGTTCCCGGAATGATCTCGGCAAGAGCATCCTCCATTTCAAGTTCAGTGATCGGCGCTTCCAGGTTGAGATGAAGCACGGATTTTTCGCCTATGGAAACCTGGCTATCAGTTGAAAGCCCTGCCAGCATCGCAATGGATAAAAATATGATGACCACAAAAGCGACAACGGTGCCCAGGCAGGAAGCGAAAAACAACTTAAAAAAATTCATAACACTGATTTAGACCGCAAAAATATCAATTTTACAGTATGGTACGGGCATTCCTTCTTTTAGGTTCAAATCAGGGTGATCGGCGGCAATATATAGATGCAGCTTTCCTTGAAATTCATTCGCTTGGCAGTGATGCTTATCACTCTTCAATGTATGAAACTGCTGCCTGGGGAAAGGAAGACCAGTCACCTTTTCTCAACCAGGTGGTTGTGCTCACTACCGGTTTATCTCCGGAGGATCTGTTAAGAGCAATTCTTTCAATTGAGTCCGGCCTCGGAAGGATACGGATGGAAAAATGGGGAAGCCGCACCATCGATATCGACATTCTTTTCTATGGTGAGGAGATCATATCCCAACCTGATCTGGTCGTTCCTCATCCCGCCATTGCTCAACGAAGATTTACACTGGAGCCCATGGCAGAACTTGTTCCGGAAATGATCCATCCTGTACTTAAAAAAAGTATGCGGCAATTACTGGATGAATGCACGGATACGCTTCCTGCTATTAAAATAAATTAGCTTTACGCGCTTTGAGCTTCCGCCTGCGGGGCGATCTTCTTCACCAATCCCTGGAGAACTTTTCCGGGACCGCATTCTACAAAAAGGGTGGCACCATCGTTCACCATGCTTTGCACACATTGCGTCCATCGCACCGGTGAGGTCAGTTGGTCAATAAGATTCTTCTTAATAACAGCAACATCTTTGGATGGCTGTGCATTCACATTCTGATATACAGGACAGATGGGAGTGCTGAAGTGTGTTGATTCAATAGCTTTTGCAAGCTCTTCCTTAGCGGGCTCCATCAACGGTGAGTGGAATGCTCCTCCTACCTGTAATGGCAGTGCGCGTTTTGCTCCGGCAGCTTTAAGTTTTTCAATGGCAATCTCAATTCCCTTCATGGATCCGGAGATCACCAGCTGTCCCGGGCAATTATAATTTGCAGCAACAACGATCTCTTCTTTTATAGATGCACATATCTCCTCTACCTTGCTGTCATCAAGACCGAGAACTGCCGCCATGGTAGAAGGGTTTATTTCACAGGCACGCTGCATGGCATGAGCACGTTTGGCAACAAGCTTCAGCGCATCTTCAAATGACAACGCCTTGTTGGCAACAAGAGAAGAAAATTCGCCCAGTGAATGACCCGCTACCATCTACGGGGCAAAGGATGCGCTCGAGAGTGCTACCGCAACAGAATGAATAAAAACCGCCGGCTGGGTAACGTTGGTTTGCTTTAGCTCATCCGCCGTTCCGGCAAACATCGTATCGGTGATGTTGAAGCCCAGGATCTTGTTAGCCTCATCAAACAATGCTTTTGCCTGGGGATTGGAATCATAAATGTCCTTGCCCATTCCTGTGAACTGGGCACCCTGACCCGGAAAAATATATGCCTTCATGAAATCGAAATTTTATGCGAAGATAAAAAAGTCTCCGTAACGAACTTCGCATGGCGGTCTGTTCCCAACGAAGGGTGTGAATCCAAATGTAAGAGGTTGATTTACCGGATGATCTGCACCCATCCGCGGATGTCCTTCTTCTTCTGATTCGGATCTACGACGGTGAACGTTACCTGAGCATTATAATAATAGACTCCTGAAGAAAGATCCTTGCCGTCATTGTCCTTACCATCCCAGTCGATATAAATATTTTTCTCTCCACCGGATTGATACGTATAGACTTCCTTACCCCACCGGTTACTGACGGTGAACGTTACACTTTCAACAAAGCGGGCGCAGCGTCTTCTTGTTTCAACAGGATCAATCACACCGCAAGGTCCATTACCTTCCTCGTCAATGATGGCCCGGTCGCTGAAGGCGCTGAACTTCTCATTACAATTATCTCCGTTAGGTGTAAATACATTGGGAAGCTCATAGTGAGGGCAGTTGTCAAAACAGAATGACTCGCTCAACTCACTCTCCTGTCCCGCCCTGTCAACCGCCGCAACTTTATAACATCTTGCGAACGATGGCAATGACGAATCAACATATACGGTATCGGTAATACCGGATGCCAGCAGTGTAAACTCATCTCCTACCTGCTTTGCGAAATAAAGATTATACGTCTTGATGTCCAGAAGACAATCCGGGTCCAGAGGTTTCTTCCAGGACACTGTGTTACTAAAGCTCTGAACAGAACATGGCTGTGAAGTATAATACTGATCGCACGTGGTAGCAACAATGGAAAGCTCCTGCTTGCACGGCGGCTCAAGGTCATTCGGCTGTGCGCAGATTATCTGTGAGAAGTTTTTGAATGGTTCCTTGATCAGCGGATTTCCATAAACTCCCTGCGTCATAACCCGGTAGCAATATCTCTTGTTGTTATCCAACCCTATATCGCTGTAAGTAAATCTTCCTGTGATTGAACGGATACTGTCAATCTTCACAAGCTGAGCCTCGGTGGCTCCTTCCGGTCCGCGATAAATATAATGATACGGGAACTTGTCTGTCTTGTTCGACCATGGCACAACAGCATTCCAGGTAAGTCTGATCTCCTGAAACAATGGCTTCGCTTCAAGCCGTACCTGTGAAGCCGTGGAAGAAGTATCGGTTGGCTGATTCGATGCATTGAACATCACCACACGGTAGTTGTAGGAAAGAGCCTCTGAATTCACATCGGTATCCTGATAGGAGGTGTTGACCAATGTTCCGGTATGAGGGCTGATAAGTTTCAGAATTCCTGAGAGGCCTTCCGCACGGAAGACTTTATATCTGAAGATCGTTGTATCCGGAAGTGCAAAAGGCGCTCTCCACTTAACGGTTATCTTTCCACCGGAAGTCTTCGTCTGATCGACCGTCACATGCGTGATGATCGGAGCAGTTTCAGGAATCGGCGGCATGCAGGTTTCTGCAGAAACATAACTGTCTCCTCCACCCGGCCGCGGGAAGACTGCTACCAGTCTGTAACAATACTTTGCACCCGGAGAAAGTCCCTTGCCTCCATTCGTGTCATTATAAATAGTTTGTGTGATTGGCACTTCAGCGATCTTGGTGAATCCAAGTGACTCTGGTATGCCGGTAACACAGGCAGCCGGTGTAAACGGTTTGCTGTCAACTCTTCTCCACACCTGCATTGCTTCTGCTGTCTGACATGGATAGGTATTCCATTCAAGCTTTGCGGTGCGGTATGGTATCAGTACCGGAGGATTTTTAAATACAGGCGCAGGCCCGACCACTCTTATATTCCATGTTTTGAATTGAACAAGCTTTGCACCTCTTGATACTGGTGGATTGTCTGTGACCTTGAACACCACCTGGTAAGGTTGTTCTTTAATATGATTGCAGGTTGTTTGCCATTCAAATGAAAGTTTCGCTGTATGGCCCGGGCCTGTGAGTTGATTCACTGCCGGGAAGGGAGTGTAAGTCGCGGGACTTGGGAAAGGCGGATTAACTCCCTGATTTAATATCTGTGAAAATGCTTCGATCTTGACAGGATCATTATCCGGATCGGTAGCAAATATATCAGCATTGATTTTTGTACCGGCTTCAACGCAAAGATCTGCAGGCACCTGTAGTTCCGGGCGCTTGTTACGACAGTCTTCAACAATGATCTGCATATCCCGCACGACATATCCCGTGTTGATCCATATGCCTACAACTTGTCTCCACTGTCTTATAACAAAAGCAATGTTATACTCTCCTGAGACGCCGGGAGAGTTCCATACAATAGTTCCCGTTAACGGATCGATTGTAAAAGTCGGAGGACCATCAGCAGTTTCATTGGCTGTGCCATAGTTGATACCAATTCTGTCATAGAATTCTTTAACGTTTGGATCGCGGTAGTTATCAACAGGAATACCTCTGTTCTTCTTAGGGATTGTAAATTCATACGACAAGCTGTCGCCATCAGGATCGTATGCACCAGGGTTATGATACCATGCTGCACC
It contains:
- the folK gene encoding 2-amino-4-hydroxy-6-hydroxymethyldihydropteridine diphosphokinase — its product is MVRAFLLLGSNQGDRRQYIDAAFLEIHSLGSDAYHSSMYETAAWGKEDQSPFLNQVVVLTTGLSPEDLLRAILSIESGLGRIRMEKWGSRTIDIDILFYGEEIISQPDLVVPHPAIAQRRFTLEPMAELVPEMIHPVLKKSMRQLLDECTDTLPAIKIN
- a CDS encoding peptidase domain-containing ABC transporter — protein: MNKGTKVKQRDITDCGAACLASIAAHYKLRYPVARIRQLASTDKKGTNVLGMIEAAKQLGIDSKGVRGTFESLSTIPLPAVAHVTVKEVLHHFIVIYKVKTHYIEIMDPADGQMHQLGNEEFKKTWTGVLILMLPEESFQKGNLKESVFNRLWTLVKPHKSVLIQALFGALVYTFIGLSTSIYVQKIVDYVLIDGNRNLLNLMSVVMFALMLTAIFIGYMKSLFTLQTGQIIDTRLILGYYKHLLKLPQQFFDTMRVGEVLSRINDAVKIRAFINDVFINLAVNFFIIVLSFCLMFTYYWKLAIIMLLVIPFYSIIYLITNRLNKKVERRLMENSAELEAQLVESIHAMSTIKSLGLEEQAQYKTEDRFYTLLNTVYQSGLNALSSGFSTEFVSRSFTILLLWIGAGFVLDQQITPGELLSFYALIGYFTSPVSNTIGLNKIFQNAYIAADRLFEIIDLQHEDEENKIELTPSMIGDIRFKDVFFRYGTRTTVFEGLNLLIPKSSVVALVGESGSGKSTIIHIIQKLYPILSGNVHIGEYDLKYLDHHSLRKLIAIVPQKIDLFAGNVIDNIAAGDPTPDMKKIISISTSLGILDFIERLPNGFNTYLGENGATLSGGQKQRIAIARALYRDPEILILDEATSSLDAASEQYVQKMIQILRSQGKTVIIIAHRLSTIALADKIVLIENGKVLEEGSHSSLFNKKSHYYEWCRNQYPVEVPAEL
- the sppA gene encoding signal peptide peptidase SppA, producing the protein MNFFKLFFASCLGTVVAFVVIIFLSIAMLAGLSTDSQVSIGEKSVLHLNLEAPITELEMEDALAEIIPGTGNQSYGLLQLKEAIQHAETDPNIEGIYLNTSYLMTGTASIQELRNSLIDFKKSGKWVISYSDFYTEGAYYLATAADKVYMYNEGEVEFNGLTSEVLFFKKMFDKLDIKPEIFRVGDFKSAVEPLIREDLSEENKLQLNSMLNSIYGDMLSGISDARNIPVEKLREISDKMLVRSAPDAVTYGLVDSLYYDDEIKDIIRGKLGLEKKATIPFVTYRKYKKSYTSSGSSANEIAVIVADGNIVLGKADQGNVGAETIVQQVRKARNSDRVKAIVLRVNSPGGVFQAGDMMWRELMLATKQKPVIASMGDYAASGGYYIAMVCDTIVAQPTTITGSIGVFGITFDLSKFLDNKIGITSEEVKTGEIGEMLSVAHTMTDVEKSIMQKSVDEIYETFTSKAAAGRGMTQDNIKKIASGRVWTGTQAKGNGLADVIGGFDDAVKIAASKAGVEDYKLRYYPQPRPFIERLMNNWEEDNTRSAIRSELGVYYPMYEEWQKVKTLQGVQARMGVEFKVK
- a CDS encoding gliding motility-associated C-terminal domain-containing protein; this translates as MRIRYLILLTLLIFSGCYSANATHLRAGEITITRQSCTSLTFTITITVYTNTGSQIRFGDGLLDFGDGSDPFTTPTVENTPRTDLGPDIGTVTYSTTHVYGGAGRYIISYIEPNRNAGILNMSQSVDTPFYMESGFTIDPFVGCDNSPRLLVPPIDKACTGAAWYHNPGAYDPDGDSLSYEFTIPKKNRGIPVDNYRDPNVKEFYDRIGINYGTANETADGPPTFTIDPLTGTIVWNSPGVSGEYNIAFVIRQWRQVVGIWINTGYVVRDMQIIVEDCRNKRPELQVPADLCVEAGTKINADIFATDPDNDPVKIEAFSQILNQGVNPPFPSPATYTPFPAVNQLTGPGHTAKLSFEWQTTCNHIKEQPYQVVFKVTDNPPVSRGAKLVQFKTWNIRVVGPAPVFKNPPVLIPYRTAKLEWNTYPCQTAEAMQVWRRVDSKPFTPAACVTGIPESLGFTKIAEVPITQTIYNDTNGGKGLSPGAKYCYRLVAVFPRPGGGDSYVSAETCMPPIPETAPIITHVTVDQTKTSGGKITVKWRAPFALPDTTIFRYKVFRAEGLSGILKLISPHTGTLVNTSYQDTDVNSEALSYNYRVVMFNASNQPTDTSSTASQVRLEAKPLFQEIRLTWNAVVPWSNKTDKFPYHYIYRGPEGATEAQLVKIDSIRSITGRFTYSDIGLDNNKRYCYRVMTQGVYGNPLIKEPFKNFSQIICAQPNDLEPPCKQELSIVATTCDQYYTSQPCSVQSFSNTVSWKKPLDPDCLLDIKTYNLYFAKQVGDEFTLLASGITDTVYVDSSLPSFARCYKVAAVDRAGQESELSESFCFDNCPHYELPNVFTPNGDNCNEKFSAFSDRAIIDEEGNGPCGVIDPVETRRRCARFVESVTFTVSNRWGKEVYTYQSGGEKNIYIDWDGKDNDGKDLSSGVYYYNAQVTFTVVDPNQKKKDIRGWVQIIR
- a CDS encoding HlyD family efflux transporter periplasmic adaptor subunit — protein: MSEKSNIPNLNRALPKITIPQNASRSGVIYIFSILAFIAVFCGLSFIKISISIKSLGLIRPASKIHSIRSMVNGQIKESFFLENSNVEKGQTLYTLENELNSEKEKNLQIKIDELQDYLRDLTLLVSDEILSYKFYTALYKQSFLQYQQKLHWGLTHYQKAKNDFERNKKLHNQKVITDVDLENFQFELEKANDDLKTLKQTQLNQWQSEKRNIEKEIQENKSQVGLLLKEKHYLQIVAPVTGTLQNMQGLSKGSIVLSNQELGQISPDTSLIIEAMIPSNDIGFIHIDMPVRFQIDAYNYNYWGFAAGKVLLISRDIKIIENKPVFEVRCSLDKDFLQLKNGQKVLLRKGMTLRSHFIVTERTLWQLLFDKVDDWINPNL
- a CDS encoding response regulator transcription factor, giving the protein MKKISMLLVEDEALIRQGMRSLLEREEFVKDIHEACDSVSFWEQLHSHPIDIILLDIKLPGAKGQEIIAELSLKERRPKVIVVTGLEGVELIINLLKVGVNGIVFKLDGYTEIVRTIKEVMTSDHFFQEKISGIIQNNAHRWDHIPPVLLSFQENELLRIIASGLTTKEMAVKLKMTEATTETYRTRLIKKLGVPNSAALLAYAYRNGIL